The Mycolicibacterium parafortuitum nucleotide sequence TCCGTGGTGCCGCTGCGGTGCGTCCGGGCCCGCATCGAATGCCCGTGCACCTGCAGTGCCGGGTCGATCAGGTACACATCGGTGACGTAGACCGCGATCAGGGTGTGCAGCAGCGGGTTCGCGGGGAGGTCCACGACGGCTCGCCACCACAATCGGCGGACGAACGCCTCGCCGGTGCCGTCATCGACGTAGCGCAGGTCGAGCTCGTCGAGCGGCAGCGACGGTGCCGGTCCCGGCGGACCGGTCCTCGGCAACGATTCGGGATCGGCGGGCGGCGTTCGACGGCCGTGCTCGGGACCGGGCAGAGGCGCCGAGAACGACACTGTCGCGGTGGTCAGCAGACGCCCGTCCTGGTGGGCGTCGACGCGGCGCGACGCGGCGGTGCGCCCGTCGTAGACGGCGTCGACGGTGTACTCGATCGGGTCACCGGCGGCGCCGCCACGCAGGAACTGCAGGTGCATCGCCGTCGGCGCCTTCGGAGCGTCCACGGTGCGGGCCGCGGCGGCCAGGCTCTGCGCGGCCAGCTGACCCCCGTACGCCCGCTTGCCCTCCGGGCCACTTGCCGCACCGCGCCAGGTCTGCGCTCCGGTGGCGGTGACGTCGAGCAGCCCGAGCAGCGTGCTCATGCCCGCTCTCATGCCACCGTGCCCGTGGCCCGCAGCTCGTCGATCTGGCTCCGGTCCAGGGACAGCCAGTCCGTCAGCACCGTGTCGGTGTCGTCGCCGAGCGCCGGTGCGGGCACGGCCTTCGGGTACGCGCCGTCGATCGACACCGGAAGGCCGGCGGCCAGATATGACCCGATCCGGGGCTGGTCGAGTTCGGTGAACAACGGGTTGTCGGTGACCCGCGGGTCCGTCGCGGTCTCGGCGAACGTCTGGTAGCGCTCCCACAGCACCGAGGTCTGCGACAGCGCCACGGCGATCTCCGCGCCGGTGTGCGCGGCGAACCATTCCGCGTACAGCGCGCTGAGCGCGTCCCGGTGCCGGAACCGCTCACCCTCGTCGGAGAAGTCCGCTCCCAGCGATTCCGCCAGCGCGGCAACCGATTCCGTGGTGCCGGTCAATGTGTTCAGATCCCGGAAATGCCGGCCGGTCAGCGCCACCACCATGAACGACACCCCGTCGCTGCTGGTGAAGTTCTGCCCGTAGGTGCCGTATACGGCGTTGCCGATGCGCTGGCGCGACGTGCCGTTGATCATCGCCTCGGTGAGCAGGCTCAGGTTGCCCGCGGTGGCGAGCGCGACGTTCTCCAGCGGGATGCTGATGCGCTGGCCGTTGCCGGTTGCGTCGCGGTGCCGCAGCGCGGTGACCACCGACAGCGCGGTGTACAGGCCGCAGGTGACGTCCCAGGCGGGCAGCACGTGGTTGACCGGGGTACTGAGCCCGGCGGGGCCGGTGACGAGGGGAAATCCGATGGCCGCGTTGACGGTGTAGTCGACGCCGGTGCCGCCGTCCCCGCGCCCGGACACCTCGGCGTGGATCAGGTCGGGACGGGTCTCGCGCAAGGCCTCGTAGGAATGCCATTGGCGGCCAGCGACATTCGTGATGAACACACCGGCATCGGCGATCAGCCGGGTGACCAGGGCCTGACCCTGTTCGGAGCGCATGTCGACCGCCAGTGACCGCTTGCCCTTGTTCAGGCCGGCCCAGTAGATGCTGTCGCCGGATTCGGTCAGCGGCCAGCGGCGGTAGTCGGCTGCGCCACCGACCGGGTCGACCCGCAGTACGTCGGCGCCGAGCTGTGCCAGGGTCATGCCGGCCAACGGGACTGCGACGAAGCTGGAGATCTCGATGACCCGGACGCCGGCCAGTGGCCGCGCCGGATCGGGCGCAGGTTCGGTCATCCGCTCAAGCTAGCAAGCGGAATTCATATCAGGTCGATGGCCTCGGCGATCGACGGCAACACCCGGCTCG carries:
- a CDS encoding CoA transferase, which produces MTEPAPDPARPLAGVRVIEISSFVAVPLAGMTLAQLGADVLRVDPVGGAADYRRWPLTESGDSIYWAGLNKGKRSLAVDMRSEQGQALVTRLIADAGVFITNVAGRQWHSYEALRETRPDLIHAEVSGRGDGGTGVDYTVNAAIGFPLVTGPAGLSTPVNHVLPAWDVTCGLYTALSVVTALRHRDATGNGQRISIPLENVALATAGNLSLLTEAMINGTSRQRIGNAVYGTYGQNFTSSDGVSFMVVALTGRHFRDLNTLTGTTESVAALAESLGADFSDEGERFRHRDALSALYAEWFAAHTGAEIAVALSQTSVLWERYQTFAETATDPRVTDNPLFTELDQPRIGSYLAAGLPVSIDGAYPKAVPAPALGDDTDTVLTDWLSLDRSQIDELRATGTVA
- a CDS encoding acyl-CoA thioesterase, with amino-acid sequence MSTLLGLLDVTATGAQTWRGAASGPEGKRAYGGQLAAQSLAAAARTVDAPKAPTAMHLQFLRGGAAGDPIEYTVDAVYDGRTAASRRVDAHQDGRLLTTATVSFSAPLPGPEHGRRTPPADPESLPRTGPPGPAPSLPLDELDLRYVDDGTGEAFVRRLWWRAVVDLPANPLLHTLIAVYVTDVYLIDPALQVHGHSMRARTHRSGTTDSSMWFHRAVRADEWNLLECRSPAAGRGRGVVTAYLVGSDGDIAATLVQEGLIAERDPAPTG